ACTCCGTGCTGGAGCAGCTGGACGCGGAGCTGGCCGCGCAGATCGCGCGGCTCACCGCCCGCCGCGATGTGATCGCCCGGCTGCGGGCGGCCGGTGCCAGCCCGGACACGCCGCCGGAGCTGGCCGGGCTGCTCGGTGCCTACGACGCGACCGGGCTGCCGCCGGCGTTGCTGGCGCAGGACCGGGACCTGTCGATCCTGCTGCACCACCTGCTGGACGAGGACGGCCGGCGGGAGCTGCGCGACTTCTACGTCGCGCTGAACCGGCCGGACCTGCTCGCCGAGTTGAGCGCGCTCTCCGGCCGGTTCGCGGCGCTGGACGGGGAGACGCCGGAGCGTGAGCGGGACGAGCTGCTGGCCGCGTACCGGCGGGTGTTCGCGCGCGTCTTCGCGGGCGGTTATCCGGCGATCCACGCGCCGCAGGTGGACCCGCTGTTCGCCGACTACGGGGACGCGATGTTCAACGACACGCAGCGCGCGTTCCTGGCCCGGATGGTGGCGGACGTCCAGCACGCGGAGCGGGACACCCGCGCCCGGCCGGGTACGCCCGGGGCCTGAGTGCGGGCACGGCGGGTGCACCCGCACCGTACCGCTGGATGATCTGCTTTCGCTTCGCCGCAGATAGGCGAAATGCGAGTATGAGACGTGTGCTCAATGTGAGGACCATTACGGTCCGGTACGGACCAGGATGGTCCGTGAGGCACTAAGTTGGTCCACGTGCCGCGACAGACGAGACAGGAGATCGACGACGAGATCGTCGAGCATGCGGCCGCGCTCTTCGCCCGGCACGGCTTCAGGGACACGTCCGTGCAGCGCATCGCGGACGCGGCCGGCTACTCGAAGACCGGCCTGCTGCACCGCTTCCCGAGCAAGGAGGCGCTGTGGGACGCGGCCGTCGACTGCTGCGCCGGCGCGATGCGCGAGGTCGCGGAGACGGCCGCGGCCATGCCGGACGGGCCGGAGCGCGACCGCGCGGTGATCGAGCTCCTGGTGGACCTCGCGCTGTCCAGCCCCGGCCTGACCTCGCTCGCGCTGTCCTTCGTCGGCCGTCCCGCCGAGCTGACCGGTCCCGCTCAACCCGTTCAGCCCGCTCAACCCGCCGAACCCGGTGGGCCCGGTCGGTCCGGGAAGCCCGCGACGACCGGGAAGCCCGCGACGACCGGGAAGCCGGCGACGAGCGGAAGATCCGGTGGACCCGGCGAACAGGACCGGCTGGAGGGCATCGCGCGGCCGGTGATGACCGCCTTCGGCGTGCTGCCCGGCAGCACCGAGGTGGGCCGCGTGGTGCGGGTGATCGCCGCGGTCGGCGCGCTCGCGATCGCCTCGGTCGCGCTGAGCGGCGACGGCCACCCGTTCCACCAGCTGCGCGACCACGCACCCGGCGAGGTGCGCAACCACCTGGTCGCCGCGATCTACGACGCACTCGGCCACCCGCGTTAGAGAAGCACCGAGAGGAACCATCGGCATGGCAACCTTCCTGCATCGCCTCGGGCTGGGCTCGTTCCGGCACCGATGGGCGGTCACCATCGTCTGGCTGCTGGTCTTCGTCGGCACCGGGGTCGGCGCGGTCACGCTCTCCGGCACCATGGCCACGTCGTTCAGCATTCCCGGCCAGGAGTCGACCACCGCGCTGGACCTGATCGACGAACGGTTCGGCGGCGGGTCCGGCGGCACCGCGCAGGTGGTGATCGCGGCACCGGACGGCGCCGCGGTCAGCGACCCGGCCGTGGCCGCGGAGATCACCGCGTACGTGCAGAAGCTCGGCGCGCTGCCCGGTGTGGAGAGCGCCAGCAACCCGCTCGACCCGCAGCGCCCCACGGTCGCGCCGGACCGGAGCGCGGCGTACAGCACGGTCACCTACGGCGTGCCCGCGCCGCAGATCACCGCCGAGCAGCGCGAGGCCCTGCTGGACGCGGTCGCCGAGGCGCGCGACGGCGGCCTGGACACCGAGGTCAGCGGCGAGGCCAGCATGGAGCCCGGCTCGGACATCGGCGGCCCGGCCGAGGCGATCGGCGTGGTGGTGGCGCTGATCGTGCTGGCGATCACCTACGGTTCGCTGGTCGCGGCCGGGATGAACCTGCTCACCGCGATCGTCGGCGTCGGCATCGGCGCGCTCGGCATCACCACGCTCAGCGGCTTCGTCGATCTGCAGTCGACCACGCCGATCCTCGCGGTCATGCTCGGTCTCGCGGTCGGCATCGACTACACGCTGTTCATCGTCACCCGCTACCGGCACGAGCTGCTGCACGGCCGCGACCCGGAGAACGCGACCGCGATGGCGGTCGGCACCGCCGGCTCCGCGGTCGTCACGGCCGGCATCACGGTCGTCATCGCGCTCGCCGGCCTCGCGGTCGCGGGCATCCCGTTCCTGACCGAGATGGGCATCGCGGCCGCGGCCACCATCGTGGTGGCCGTGCTGATCGCGATCACGCTGGTTCCCGCGGTCCTCGGCTTCATGGGCCGCCGCGCGCTGCCCCGCAGGCTGCGCGCCGCCGGCGCGGTCGACCCGGAGGAGCAGGGCCGGCCGTTCTACCGCGGCTGGGCGGACACGGTCACCCGGTTCCGCACGCTGAGCCTGCTCGCCGCCGTGGTCGTGCTCGGCGTCGTCTCCGTGCCGTTCTTCTCCATGCAGACCACGCTGATCCAGCCCGCGCAGGCCGGCAGCACGCAGGAGCGGGCGCAGGCGATCATCGCCGAGCGGTTCGGCCCCGGCTTCTCCGGCCCGCTGGTCGTGCTGGTCGACGGCGCGAACGCGACCGCCCGCGCCACCGCGATCGTGGCGTCGTTCCAGGCGCTCGACGGGGTCTCGTTCGCGTCGCTCGCCGCGGCCCGGCCGGACGACGCGGCCGCGATGGTCACCGTCATCGCCGACTCCGCGCCGGACAGCGAGGAGACGAAGCAGCTGGTCCACACGCTGCGGGACACGGTCGACGACGCCGGTGACGACCAGATCTACGTGACCGGGCAGACCGCGGTCAGCGTGGACGTGGCCGAGAAGCTCGACGAGGCACTGCCGCGCTACCTGGTGCTGGTCGTCGGGCTCGCGCTGATCCTGCTGATCCTGGTGTTCCGGTCGCTGCTGGTACCGGTGATCGGCGTGCTCGGCTTCCTGCTCACGATCGGCTCCGCGCTCGGCGCCACCACCGCGGTCTTCCAGTGGGGCTGGCTCAATACGCTGGTCAACACGGAGACCGAGGCGCCGCTGCTCAGCCTCGCCCCGATCATCGTGATCGGCATCCTGTTCGGCCTCGCCATGGACTACCAGGTCTTCCTGGTCTCCCGCATGCACGAGGCGCACGCACACGGCGCCTCGCCGCGGGACGCCGTGATCACCGGCTTCAAGCAGGCCGCGCCGGTCGTCGTCGCGGCCGCGACGATCATGTTCGCGGTCTTCGCCGGCTTCGTCCCGGAGGGCAACGACACGATCAAGCCGATCGCGTTCGCGCTGGCCGTCGGCATCCTGTTCGACGCGATCATCGTGCGCATGATCGCGGTCCCGGCCGCGCTCAGCCTGCTCGGCCGCGCCGCCTGGTGGCTGCCGGCCTGGCTGCGCTGGCTCCCGACGCTGGACGTCGAGGGCGCGGCGCTGGAGCGCGCGGTCCCGCCGGTCACGGTCAGCGAGGTCACGGAGACCTCCGCGCCGGAGTCGGAGACCGCCCGCCACTGACGCCGTCCCGCACCCGAGGAGCAGGGTCCCGGCCGTCCGGGAGCCTGCTCCTCGCGGTTTCCGCCTCCTCCCACCCCAGACCGTGATCTTCCCGCTTCCGGCGGGGTGCGGCCCGCATGCTCCCGCGGGCAAACGCTCGCGGCGGCCTCCGCCGCCGCTCGGCCGCCGCATCGGAGCCGGTGCCGTCGCTGGTCACCGAGCCCGCGCGGCCCGCGGCCGGGCACCTCCCGGCCGCGCCGCGCACCCTCGCAGGGGACGCCTGGTAACCATCGTTACCGGGTCGTGTCCGGGTGACGGGCATGGGTGCCGGTCGCGCAGGGAAATCTGGCCGACTGACGTTGATCTTCGAGGGGGAACCGCATGACCGCGACTGTCGAGAACGCTCCGGCGCTCGGTGACGATCTGGAGCAGCGACGCGCGAAGATACGCCGGCAGCAGCTGCTGATGGCGACGGAGCAGTGGGCGCCCGGCTACCGGGACGTGGCCGGCGGCTGGCAGAAGTACGTCTGCGAGATCACCGGCGCGACCGACGAGGAGCGCGCCTGGCTGGAGGCGCACGTGGCCGCGCACGGGCTGCCGGACGTGGTGCGGACCGCGGAGGAGTGGTCCGAGCTGCGCCGCGCCCGGGGCGGTCAGGCGAACGCGGCCGCGACCGCGGCGTTCCTGGCCGGGGACTTCGACCGGGCCCGCGACATGATTGACGTGGCCCGCGCGTACGGTGCGGTGCTGGAGACGGAGTGGCTGCGGCTGCACGAGTTCGTCTCCGCCCGCGCGGCCGCCGCCTGAGCCGACAACACTCAGCGAGTTCACAGCATCTACCAGGGGTGACCGGGCCGGATTCCGGGCACGTCGGGGTCATGGATGCGCGGGTGATGGTGTTCGCGGCCGTACCGATCCTGACGGTGACGATCGAGGAACGGGCGGACCGGCCGGAGTTGCATGTACACGCGGGTGGCCAGGGCGTCTGGATGTCCCGGATGGTGGCGTCGCTCGGCGTACCCGTGACGCTGTGTGTGTCCCTGGGCGGAGAGACCGGTGAGGTCCTGCTCGGGCGGCTCGGCGGCGAGAACATCGACATCCGGTCGGTGAAACGGGACTCGGGCAACGGCTGGTACGTCCACGACCGCCGCAGCGGGGAACGCGACGAGATCGCCGAGGACGGCGGCGTCCCGCTCACCCGGCACGACATCGACGAGCTCTACGGGCTCGCGCTCGCCGAGGGCCTGCGGTCCCCGGTCGCGGTGCTCAGCGGCTCGGCCGCACCCGGCGTCGTCGACCCGGACGTCTACCGGCGGCTCGCCGCCGACCTCGGCAACAACGGCGTCACCGTGGTCGTGGACCTGTCCGGCGACGACCTCACGGCGGTGCTCAAGGGCAAACCCGCGTTCGTCAAGGTCAGCCACGAGGAGCTGATCGACGCGGGCCGGGCGTCCGGCGACGACGAGAAGGCGCTGATCGAGGCCGGCCGGAGCGTGCTCGACGAGGGCGCCGGCACCGTGCTGATCAGCCGCCCCGACGCGCCCAGCCTGGCCCTCTTCGACGGCCGGGTGGTCGCGGTCGAGCCGCCCGCGCTCGAGGTCGCCGACCACCGCGGCGCCGGCGACTCGATGACCGCCGGCATCGCGTCCGTCCTCGCCCGTGGCGGCGACATCGAGGAGGCGCTGCGCACCGGCGCCGCCGCCGGCGCGCTCAACGTCACCCGGCGCGGCCTCGGCACCGGCGACGCCGAGGCGATCGCCGAGCTGATCGGCCGGGTCCGGCTGGAAGACCGCTGATCCGGCCCGGCGCGCACGCCCGGATTGTTAGCGTTGGACCATGCTGCCTGTGACCGAGAGCACGCTGGTCGTGCGCACCGACTTCACCGACGTGGACGCGTGGACGCGGGTGTGCCGGGCCGTCGCCGAACCACCCGGCGGCGACCTGGTGCGCGCCGCGTTCACGTTCGTGGACGACCCGGCCTTCTCCGGCGTGAGCCCGGCCCGCGCGCTGAAGCTGGTCCCGCGGACCCCGTCCCACCCGATGGTCGCGCTCGCCGACAGCGTCACCATGAGCTCACCCGACCTGCCGCTGCTGGTCGTGGACCTGATCGACGACCCGGGCGGCACGTTCCGGTCCGCCCCCGAGGTGCTCTGGCACGTCGCCAACAACCTGTTCGTCGCGCCCGGCTTCTTCCACGACTACGTGCGCAGCGTCGACCCGGACGGCGTCTACCGGTGCGGCGGACGCGAGGGCCAGATCAAGGTGCTCTCCGCGATCGCCTCCCTGAAGGGCGTCCCCTTCGACGCCGACGACTACGACTTCTCCACCTCACCCACCGCCCGCCGCCGCTGACCCCACCACCCCTCGGACCGGTGCGGGTGCGAACCGGTCGAGCGGCACCCCCGGAACCCGCGCGTCCGCCGAGTGCCTCGCCGGAGCCGGCCGCTGGATGATCGAGGACACTGGCGACATGGAGCGGTTCGACGGCGGGGTGTCGGCACTGGTGGTCGGTGAGACGGTCCGGGTGAGGATCGTGAGCCACGAGCGTTGGGGCGTCATGGTCCGGGTGCGCGGGCACGAGGACGTGGGCGCCTCGGTGGACGGCGCATACATCGACAGTCCGTCCGGTTCGCCGAGGGCGCTGCCGCACGAGTTGCCCGCGGTCGGGAGCGAGGCGGACGCGGTCGTTCAGGAGATCGACCGGTACGCGCCGCCGCTCTGGCTGCGTCTCTCGCTGCGTGGTGCGGACCTGCGCGCGCTGCGCCGGCCATGTGCGTTCTGCGCTCGGCCGACGGTGGTGAGCTCGGGAGGGGACGGCGTCTCGATCGATGTGCGCAGCGCCGACGGCCCCGGGTGCGTCTCCCTTGTCGCGCATCGCTCGTGTGTGGCGGAGCGACTCGACTTCGCCGGTGACCGAGCGAGGGTCGCCGGGGTCGGCCACGAATGACGGAACGACCGAGCCGGCACCGGGTCGGCCCCGCGCCGGAACGGGTGAGTTGACCTCGCCGGAGCGGCGCCCGCCCATCCGCCGTCGTGCCGTACCCGCGTGCGTCGCACCGTCTGGATCATTGACGGATGCGAAAACGAGGTCCACAACGCCGATCGGGCGCCTTTTCGCATCGGTCAATGATCCACCGGGGCGTGGAGCGCGGGCGGTGTGCGCTGGGAACCTGCTTTAGGACGATATTTCGGACACGACGGAGGTGACCGGTGAACGTTCGTCCCGCGGACCGGCCGGTTGAGCGGTGACCGCGGGAGCGCCGGGAAGTGCCCGTGAAAGCGCGGAGGTGGCCGCGCGGTGCCGGGGAGGGGGCCGCGCCGGGGAGGCGGCGGCGGTGTCAGCGGCGGCGGTGGAGGAGGGTGCGGAGTGCGGGGATCGCGCCGGTGGCGGTGAGGGCCCAGACGATCAGCAGCG
This genomic window from Catenuloplanes niger contains:
- a CDS encoding 1-phosphofructokinase family hexose kinase gives rise to the protein MDARVMVFAAVPILTVTIEERADRPELHVHAGGQGVWMSRMVASLGVPVTLCVSLGGETGEVLLGRLGGENIDIRSVKRDSGNGWYVHDRRSGERDEIAEDGGVPLTRHDIDELYGLALAEGLRSPVAVLSGSAAPGVVDPDVYRRLAADLGNNGVTVVVDLSGDDLTAVLKGKPAFVKVSHEELIDAGRASGDDEKALIEAGRSVLDEGAGTVLISRPDAPSLALFDGRVVAVEPPALEVADHRGAGDSMTAGIASVLARGGDIEEALRTGAAAGALNVTRRGLGTGDAEAIAELIGRVRLEDR
- a CDS encoding DUF6924 domain-containing protein, with translation MLPVTESTLVVRTDFTDVDAWTRVCRAVAEPPGGDLVRAAFTFVDDPAFSGVSPARALKLVPRTPSHPMVALADSVTMSSPDLPLLVVDLIDDPGGTFRSAPEVLWHVANNLFVAPGFFHDYVRSVDPDGVYRCGGREGQIKVLSAIASLKGVPFDADDYDFSTSPTARRR
- a CDS encoding MerR family transcriptional regulator, translating into MNSGEIARLAGVSVRTLRHYHRVGVLPEPRRRANGYREYAVGDLILLLRVRRLTEIGVPLDEIPALLGSATHADSVLEQLDAELAAQIARLTARRDVIARLRAAGASPDTPPELAGLLGAYDATGLPPALLAQDRDLSILLHHLLDEDGRRELRDFYVALNRPDLLAELSALSGRFAALDGETPERERDELLAAYRRVFARVFAGGYPAIHAPQVDPLFADYGDAMFNDTQRAFLARMVADVQHAERDTRARPGTPGA
- a CDS encoding MMPL family transporter, encoding MATFLHRLGLGSFRHRWAVTIVWLLVFVGTGVGAVTLSGTMATSFSIPGQESTTALDLIDERFGGGSGGTAQVVIAAPDGAAVSDPAVAAEITAYVQKLGALPGVESASNPLDPQRPTVAPDRSAAYSTVTYGVPAPQITAEQREALLDAVAEARDGGLDTEVSGEASMEPGSDIGGPAEAIGVVVALIVLAITYGSLVAAGMNLLTAIVGVGIGALGITTLSGFVDLQSTTPILAVMLGLAVGIDYTLFIVTRYRHELLHGRDPENATAMAVGTAGSAVVTAGITVVIALAGLAVAGIPFLTEMGIAAAATIVVAVLIAITLVPAVLGFMGRRALPRRLRAAGAVDPEEQGRPFYRGWADTVTRFRTLSLLAAVVVLGVVSVPFFSMQTTLIQPAQAGSTQERAQAIIAERFGPGFSGPLVVLVDGANATARATAIVASFQALDGVSFASLAAARPDDAAAMVTVIADSAPDSEETKQLVHTLRDTVDDAGDDQIYVTGQTAVSVDVAEKLDEALPRYLVLVVGLALILLILVFRSLLVPVIGVLGFLLTIGSALGATTAVFQWGWLNTLVNTETEAPLLSLAPIIVIGILFGLAMDYQVFLVSRMHEAHAHGASPRDAVITGFKQAAPVVVAAATIMFAVFAGFVPEGNDTIKPIAFALAVGILFDAIIVRMIAVPAALSLLGRAAWWLPAWLRWLPTLDVEGAALERAVPPVTVSEVTETSAPESETARH
- a CDS encoding TetR/AcrR family transcriptional regulator; its protein translation is MPRQTRQEIDDEIVEHAAALFARHGFRDTSVQRIADAAGYSKTGLLHRFPSKEALWDAAVDCCAGAMREVAETAAAMPDGPERDRAVIELLVDLALSSPGLTSLALSFVGRPAELTGPAQPVQPAQPAEPGGPGRSGKPATTGKPATTGKPATSGRSGGPGEQDRLEGIARPVMTAFGVLPGSTEVGRVVRVIAAVGALAIASVALSGDGHPFHQLRDHAPGEVRNHLVAAIYDALGHPR